Proteins found in one Triticum aestivum cultivar Chinese Spring chromosome 4D, IWGSC CS RefSeq v2.1, whole genome shotgun sequence genomic segment:
- the LOC123100571 gene encoding uncharacterized protein yields the protein MEGSTSLRHLVEYECFFFGWLDDSARHSPPSLDRLVHSVGHSFRISTSSSFIDLYPHDDLFSIDLDLATAASDFDFDLPVVDDAAPSPMLQISASRLLPCDCEPGGGGGSGAEEAGDESVITSRHHSADAPSALWLSALSLPVSHSARSTLVSLSACTSATSKHSRSRSTLCAGRRRAGSSAPWKVLRFVMPLYRKVRAIARRHSSRFTLAASPARGATSSVAYHGRAADTDVHDAIHYSKKSSGSGVQETNHMSAK from the exons ATGGAGGGCAGCACGTCGTTGCGGCACCTCGTCGAGTACGAGTGCTTCTTCTTCGGGTGGCTCGACGACAGCGCACGGCACTCGCCGCCGTCCTTGGACCGCCTCGTCCACAGCGTCGGTCATTCCTTCCGAATCTCAACGTCGTCCTCCTTCATCGACTTGTACCCCCACGACGATCTCTTCTCCATCGACTTAGACTTAGCCACGGCGGCGAGCGACTTCGACTTCGACTTGCCGGTAGTAGACGATGCCGCACCGTCCCCGATGCTGCAGATCAGCGCGAGCCGCCTCCTCCCCTGCGACTGCGAgcccggaggcggcggcggctccggcgcggaAGAAGCCGGCGACGAGTCGGTGATCACCAGTCGGCATCACAGTGCGGACGCCCCGAGCGCGCTGTGGTTGTCAGCCTTGTCGTTGCCGGTCTCCCACTCGGCGCGGAGCACGCTAGTCTCGCTGAGTGCGTGCACCAGCGCGACGAGCAAGCACTCCAGGTCGCGGTCGACGTTGTGTGCCGGGAGGCGCCGCGCGGGGTCGTCGGCGCCCTGGAAGGTGCTGCGGTTCGTGATGCCACTGTACCGGAAGGTCAGGGCGATCGCGCGGAGGCACAGCAGCAGGTTCACGTTGGCGGCGAGCCCGGCGCGCGGGGCCACGTCGAGCGTCGCGTACCACGGCAGGGCCGCCGACACGGACGTCCATGACGCCATCCACTATAGCAAGAAGTCCAGC GGATCAGGTGTGCAGGAGACTAATCACATGTCagccaaatga